The Chiroxiphia lanceolata isolate bChiLan1 chromosome 4, bChiLan1.pri, whole genome shotgun sequence genome includes the window taaaaGCTAACATATACTAATTTTTATTGCTTACTTATTTACTACTACTTGTGCTTTATGACTCTAATTCTCCTTTCCAGTTTGAACGTCTAGGTCCTGTAGTTTATTCCATATATGAAAGGCAAACTGCCATTGGCTTGCTTACTATTCTTTTTGAGTGTTTTCTTAGAACTAGCTTCTGTTGATCATTAAATTTTTGAGTGGCTTTGATCCCCCCTGTGCAAGTTCTCTATAAGGTGCAGATAGCAACTATTCCTGTGTCTTGATGAGCAACAAAAAGAATTGTATTTAGTGCTTACGTAACATTCAATAATATTTGCTTTACACATTAATTAGTTTCCAGTTCTCCGCCATGGGAATTTTCCCAATGATTTGGACTAGGGACAGAATTAAGCCTTAcagatttacattttcaaacacCCATGGAACTACTTAAATGCTTCCTATGAAGTCGATGCTTAAACTGTTCATTCAGCTGGATTAAAGCCAGTGTCCACCCTGTCTTTCCAGTATTGGGTCTTCCTTTCTTTAGTCTCTCCACAGGACAGGACTAGGTAAGAGAGGGAGACAAATATGTGAGCACATGCAGCAAGCACTCAGCTGTGTCTCAGATCTATAAATCTGATTGTTATTGGATTTGTGTATTCATATCAAGAAGAAGTAATGCTACTAAACTGAAATaatgagaaatgtattttacttcTAACTTGGCcccataaaaaataattctaatgaCTGCAGGTttttgtattgaaaaaaatttgatttcaaaTTCAAGGAGTAAAATGTTCTAAAATTTCTTCTGTAGGAAGCTACACACtacctttattttgtttaatggAATAGTTACAAGCAACAGAGAAACCATACAAAACTAAATTTAACTCAAGAGATTATTTACCTGATTAGATTTAACATTGTCTTCTACCTTGTGGTGGCTGGTACCTTACACTTTTTGCAAgtaaagggagaaagaaagtcATGCATACACTTTTGTCTTGGTAGCTTTCATATTTTGAAGAAGGTATtttataaaactgaatttgtaTCTGTCTGGATTCTAGCAGACAAAAAATCTTCAGAGTTTTCATAAAGGGcttaaaaatggtaaaattttTAGCATACCACCCAGATTGAGAGGTTGTTCGATATGCAATGGTCACCTTTCTGCTGTACCGTCATATAAGTGCTTTGATTGCACTCGACTTTGAGCACTCAGATTCCACAAGCAGCTCGTTTGTCCTTCTTTTATATGGAAAGCTTCAGCCCAAAGAAATACTTAAAGTACCCATCATAGCAAACAGGCTTTAATAGGACCTGATTCTGTATATATTACAAGAACAAAACTAAGAATATGGTTAACATCACTGAGTAAGGACTGTATCACAGTGATACAGGGGAGCAGAAGTGCCAATGGCTGTACAACCGGGGCCTTAATTTCATGATCATGAAAGAGCTTCTGGTCCCTCCGCTTTATTAAAAGAAGGATACTGAGCAGAATCCAACGGAATGAGGTTAAAAAATTTAGAAACTATTCCCTTGAGACTTCAGTTCACTATTAAAGGAATCAGAGAAATGGCACAGCTTAGAATTTCTGCTAGGATTTCTGAGTGTCTTTTGTTTTGGCGCTCAGGAGGACTGCTAGGATGTCATGAGGGTATACAGTGAAAAAATCAGAAGGGTCAAAGTCCAACTAAAAACTAAAAAGGTTAATAAATCTTATTCAAAGAGACTTGTTCAAACCTCTGAAGGCAATATGTGTTCAGTGGGAAAGTATAACTGGGGAAAAATgcttaattctgttttcatcaAAGTTCTTCAGCGGACTGAAGGGAAATTTCAGTTTCAACAAATCTTACTAATAACAATACAAGCTTATTGATACAATTTTCCACCTCCAGTACTAATTTCTCAAGATGTGGATATTGAAACTATTGACTATGATAAATAAGGCATTGAAGTGAAAAGCCTGACACCATATCTCCAATGGTAGAATGATCTTGCCACTCTAACAACAAAGGGACTAGAGTATAAGCAAGGGCAAGAGCTGTTTCTGTCAACCTGTCagcaactgagaaaaatataaaaagaccAGTTAACACTGGTTTTGGTAAACCAAAGAGCATCTTGAGTCAACATGAAATCATTTGCAATTCACTGTGCAGCAAcatccagagaaagaaaaatgtaggcATAGCTGCCACCCCTTGTTAAGAGAGATTAAAATACACATGTATCACTTTCCAGAAGTACACTAACCCATCCATTTGAACactctccccttcctccccccatTATTTCGTGCATAATGTTCTCCAGTCTGTTTCACAGCCGTTCTGCATTGTATaagataattaaatattcatggAAGGAGCAAACAGAATCCAGATTTTCTAACAAAAGGATGTCCTAAGTAATATGTTATGAACTCATCTTTGCTCACTGCTTGAATTGAGCAGACTCAATATCACACAGTGGTTCATCACAAAATACTTGCTAAGAAAGTCCTTAGGACACATCACCAACAAGTTCAGCTCTTTCCAGTGCAGGGAAGTGGCTCAGAACTGGAAAACCCACACCGTGTTTCTCAGTACCAAACTCAGGAAGAAAAGTAAGACAGGGCTGTCATTGTTTTGTGTGAGAGGTGCTAAGACTAGTCTTAGCTGTTTGGGCTGAAAATGAGTCAGTTGATTATTTCTTGGTTCTCCACttcagcaaaaataataatttcaattaGAAAAGAactggcttttttaaaaaaattatttgttcctCCCTTTCTGCTTAGTTATTCTTGCTGTCTTTGCCATTTAAGTAACTCTTTGAACCTTATTCCACTTCATTATTGTGAGCTGTGTCCTTCCTTTGTTTATTTCTTgactttgtttctcttccctctcaagtaaaaagtaatttgtctcactgtacttaaaaaaataaaaataaaattacctcTAAATTCCTCCTAAGTATCTCTCACTAAATTgtgtcagttttatttctgtttgctgcagcctaattggaattttttttatctaaagCATGTAAAAGTACTTAagagtctttttaaaaatagtgtcATAATATTTCTAATGTGCTACTATTCCTATGTTTCCAATAATTTGAAGAATGGTGATGATCATCAAAATTCAACAAAAAGAGGAATATTAAGCCTGTGTTGTGATCACAACTCACAGGAGACAACACAAAAGCCATTTTCATAAAGTGAGTTCTCAAGCAGAAGTTTAACACATTAGTCCAAactaagcaaataaatacaagttAAAGAGAACAACCAGCCACTAGGTTTAGTTCTTCACTTTCCACTATTGAAAAGTGCTAACAGCAGTCTTGGTTTCACTGGATCACGAAGGTAGCATATAAACCAAGATAAAACCTTGAAACTTTCAGGTTCGTAATTAAAACTTCGTGCTGTCTTAGAAAGTTTTTTCCTTTAGACAAAACAGATTCCAGAGCAAAGAGCCCATGCAAGTCTCtggcaaatatattttttctggtAAATCCATATTTGGAGCTGGGTAGTGAATTCCTCATCTCCACTGAGATAAGTCCCACCCCTTCTTGAATGTATCACTTAAAgatatgaaatatgaaaaatgaaatcaacCATACTAGATGTGAGTTATTAATTGAGATTACTTCCAACAGAATCAAACATTAAGGCATCAAAATCACTATCCAGTTTTACAATGGCACATTAAGGAACACAGACTAATTTTATCCTCTAACTTTAAGACAGGTCAAGGTTTGCTATTCATAAGGACATAGCTTTCAGGTGAAACTACAGCATCCATATGGTCCAGTTCAGCTTTCATTGTACAGTGGAAATTGCTGGCATAATGGGCAGGAATGAATATGTACTCATGATCTGTCATTTCTTCTTGATTAGCTTCTTTGGCCGTCAAACTCAGTCTTACTAGAACTAAGttcttaattttccttcaaaacctctgttctctcttctttttctaccataaataaaaatttctgcTCTCCCCCTCTCACCATCAAGATTCACGATGTTAGcagtcattttttattttgcttctccttttcccacACTTCCTCTCTGAAGTCACTGTAAATTAATGCAGGTGTCCAGTTCACATCAGCTAGGGTGTTGGAAATCAAAGCTTATCTAAAATACTTCACATCCTTTATATACTTAAATACTTTACTAATTCATAGAACGTGACTCAAAAATCTCATTCTTGAGTGTTTTCTTCCAGATCCTGTCCTCTCTTCCAAGTCATACTTCATAGATAAAACTTTTCCTCTTAAAAGTTACACTTTCTTTTATTACTGTTCTTTTGACTCTTTGTGTTTTTATCCGTTTAATATcttttcccagcctgtctcagaatataaaatataatctgCACATTTTTACTACTCTATTTTGTTGTATCTCTATAAATATATCatcatttttttacattatataCCTATATGTGTGTCTAAGGTAATCATAAACAGGAGTTCTCAACATTTTTATTCAgctatctttttattttaaaggactCATGCCTGCTGCATTTCAACCTGTGTACTGTGCTACAAAGCACGGTGTAATTGGATTCACACGATCAATAGCAGTAAGTATGTGTTTTGGAAAAGAGTATCAGCAGCTCCTTCAGAACATGCTGAAGTTTTTCACGTTCCTTCTCTATAGCCACACaactggaattaattttctgaaaggaaacaaagtgtCTGAAGCAGTGGAGGTTCCCTCCTTTCACAAAGGCAATCCAAAGATGGAATGAGTATGGCATCTGTGTGTTAATGACCGATTTGAGGTTTTGGGAGCATGGAAGAAAGACGTTGCAAAGTAATTTAAGGAGAGTGGGAAGAGCCCAAAAGCCAAATTCTAATCcaagctttaaaaattttttcagAACCCCATCCCAGTCacttaacattttgttttccttacttGTCAGTCAGGTTGGTTACTTTTCTTAATGATAAATAGGCACTAAAGTGTACAAAAGTGACTTGGACTCACCATCACTTATTCTTACTGAGTCTTAATACTCCCAAAAGGCAAAATGACACATTCAAGATGGGACATGTAAGATGACCATATAGTAAGTCTCAGTCTCTGACTGCAAAACTTCCTAGTTAAATTGAACAAGCAGCATAATAAAGTAACTTGGAGGGAGCAGATATGGTTACTTTCAATAGATTAATCTACTAGTACAAGATTTCCAACCTGATTTACAGAATTATTCACCTAAAATAATACTTTGGATATTTTATCCATATTTTATGCCCCCATGCCCACacaaatttaaattctttttcagattaACCTTAAGAGAATAGTATGGATAAGTGTTTCATATACTACATTAAACACATCAAGAACCTGACACCTAGgcttgcattttgtttttctcattataaatatagattacaccatctaagtGCAAAAGTAAATTAGAGGAAACACTGTCTTTAAGTAACATAAGAatgtcaagaagaaaaagaataatgaacATAGCGAACTACAGTATTTACCAGGGAAGGTAGTACAGCCTAATGTTGGGCTGGTCTGATACCTAACATCTAGgacttgattttcttttctccatcaGACCAAAAGGGCAGACTACCATACCATGAAAATGACATGAGACTTGCATAATACCCCAAAGGATTcctgttaaatattaaaataaatagaatgtAGCGTTAACATTTATGATTATTCTTGAATATGTCATGTATAGTTCATAAGTTCTGTGCTAAGAAAGTTCATCCAGCATTCAATGCATGTCTGAATGCTGATCAGACTTCTCTGCTACATACACACTTTGGCAGAACCACAAATGAGGGCACAGAACAACTTGTGCGTCTTGCTTTCATCATGTTCCTGAACTACTTCCTGAAAAGACTAGTGCCTCCTTCCTGGAGTTCACAGGGACTTTCCTGTGGAGATGCTCAGTGATAGCTTCATACATTGGCAGGGACAACAGAGCAATTGGAAAGGTTTAGCATTACAGTTCTAGGCATAAAGACTAGATCCTATTTCTGTTGTGTAGGAAGGCAAATACAATCTTAGAGATactgtttctttatttcagagttttattttaataaaaaagttcATGTatttgggagattttttttcttggttttgcttaGAAGAGTTATCTCATCACCCTAGAATACTTTTAATGACATGCTAAGAGCactaataacaaaaaattttagaaaaaaacagcttCATGCAAATAAGAGTGTTGATTTCTTGTAGAATTGTTCtcccagcaaaacaaacaggttttttcctaGTAATCTAGTATGATTACTACAGGAAATGTGCTTCAAACTtagtttgaaacaaaacaatcagTAGTAACAAAATCTGCTTACTAAGCAAGGCTGAAAAGTACTTTGTGTTAAATCTCATTATCTAAAAACTTACACAATACTGTCTCAAAATGTTGATGACAAATGTCTaaccctttctcttttctagtTAGCTGCTAATATGGACAACTACGGTGTAAGACTCAACACAATTTGTCCAGGATTTGTCAACACACCAATTCTTCAGTCAATAGATAAAGAAGAGAATATGGGACAATATTATTCATATAAGGATGAGATCAAAAATATGATGCAGTTCTATGGCGTGATGGAGTAAGTCAAGTCAGATACAGCgggctttttccttttgttcgTGAGGAACAAAGACGCACAACAGCACTTTTagaaaaattagaataaaagGGAAATGCTGCCTCAGACAAAAGACTATCAAATGTGTTATCctataaacaaggaaaaaaaggaagacatcTAAGGCTATTTTTCCAgcaccaccctcacagtaataTATCCCCATACGCATTCCCAATTCCcag containing:
- the HPGD gene encoding 15-hydroxyprostaglandin dehydrogenase [NAD(+)] isoform X4, which codes for MRKGNGGNGGVIINISSLAGLMPAAFQPVYCATKHGVIGFTRSIALAANMDNYGVRLNTICPGFVNTPILQSIDKEENMGQYYSYKDEIKNMMQFYGVMDPSTIAEGLITIIEDDTLNGEVMKITASQGIHFQQYGQTPFPSSKR